In Podospora pseudopauciseta strain CBS 411.78 chromosome 3, whole genome shotgun sequence, one genomic interval encodes:
- a CDS encoding hypothetical protein (COG:L; EggNog:ENOG503NUYF), with translation MDMDMDNLDSKRKAPRRKGDDRVILHFDLDCFYAQCIENANPHLKSVPLGIKQKSILATCNYVARKHGVKKLMGIQEAKRLCPDLVLADGEDLSPFRDVSKQIYSLLKSYSWNGRVERLGLDEAFLDVTDVVAYNLGLVNHHCLEESWFCLSREDPERGFAFDARQVKGCVWPPDFVSDRENEGTDSLRLRLLFGSHLAFYLRQQIEDLGYTSACGISTNKLLAKLAGDRNKPRNQTTLLSSHSPVPFLDPLPLRKIPGIGSKTITAMKSLLKTDDDGDLTVHNARTNPAVSPFALERLLAGSGGGGEKGIGQKVWLLLHGIDGSEVKPARDVPRQIGIEDTYRGLTQLSQVRAGLVQITTSLLRRMHVDLLDGFDAVTPPISPVPTSVGKGRWLAQPKTLRLTTRPYHPPSEWDKFEYNHGRVSKSAVLPRFVFDLNIEPESIAERLVEGTLMPLFHSLNPDKSKLCIGLLNVCVTNMDRAKESSRGGDIMAAFQRQREVEEIRGVAFADEPPDGEEKAEDTSDDTEVEWVEEEDEQDGVRCRLCGCVIPVFAVEAHGRWHELDEGWVEPQGG, from the coding sequence CCTCAAGTCTGTACCCCTCGGCATCAAGCAAAAGTCCATCCTTGCCACGTGCAACTACGTCGCGAGAAAGCACGGGGTGAAGAAGCTGATGGGGATCCAGGAGGCCAAGAGGCTGTGTCCCGACCTTGTCCTGGCAGACGGGGAGGACCTGTCACCCTTCAGGGATGTCTCCAAGCAGATTTACTCCCTGCTAAAGTCCTATTCTTGGAAcgggagggtggagaggttggggttggatgaggcTTTCTTGGATGTGACTGATGTCGTGGCTTACAacctggggttggtgaatCATCACTGCTTGGAGGAGTCGTGGTTTTGTCTGTCGAGGGAGGATCCGGAAAGGGGGTTTGCGTTTGATGCCCGGCAGGTGAAGGGGTGTGTCTGGCCTCCAGATTTTGTTTCTGACCGCGAAAATGAGGGCACGGATAGCTTGAGGCTGAGGCTCCTCTTCGGCAGCCACCTCGCCTTTTACCTCCGCCAGCAGATAGAAGATCTGGGGTATACTTCTGCTTGTGGCATATCCACCAACAAGCTCCTCGCCAAGCTAGCTGGCGATAGAAACAAGCCACGCAACCagaccaccctcctctcctcccacagTCCCGTCCCATTCCTCGACCCATTACCTCTTCGGAAAATCCCCGGCATTGGCAGCAaaaccatcaccgccatgaAAAGCTTACTCAaaaccgacgacgacggcgacctGACCGTTCACAACGCCCGAACCAACCCGGCCGTCTCCCCTTTCGCTCTTGAACGGCTGTTGGCCGgtagcggtggtggtggggagaagGGTATAGGCCAGAAAGTCTGGCTTTTGCTCCACGGGATTGACGGTTCAGAGGTCAAGCCGGCGAGGGATGTGCCGAGGCAGATAGGCATTGAGGATACCTATCGCGGTTTGACGCAGCTGTCGCAGGTCAGGGCGGGTTTGGTTCAGATTACTACCTCTCTGCTGCGGCGGATGCATGTTGATTTGTTGGATGGTTTTGATGCGGTCACTCCACCTATATCGCCAGTACCAACTAGtgtggggaaggggaggtggctGGCACAGCCAAAGACGCTGAGGTTGACAACCCGACCATATCATCCGCCGTCGGAGTGGGATAAGTTTGAGTATAACCACGGTCGGGTATCCAAATCGGCTGTGTTGCCTAGGTTCGTTTTTGATCTCAACATTGAGCCAGAAAGTATTgcggagaggttggttgAGGGGACGTTGATGCCGTTGTTTCACAGTTTGAATCCGGACAAGAGTAAACTCTGCATCGGGCTGCTCAACGTATGTGTCACCAACATGGATAGGGCGAAGGAAAGCAGCCGGGGAGGGGATATCATGGCTGCATTtcagaggcagagggaggtggaggagattaGGGGCGTTGCTTTTGCTGATGAACCCCCAgatggggaggaaaaggccgaAGATACCAGTGACGACACCGAGGTGGAAtgggtcgaggaggaagatgagcaGGATGGCGTGAGGTGCCGGCTTTGTGGCTGTGTCATTCCGGTTTTTGCGGTGGAGGCTCATGGGCGGTGGCATGAGCTggatgagggttgggttGAGCCGCAGGGTGGGTAA